A window of Apium graveolens cultivar Ventura chromosome 8, ASM990537v1, whole genome shotgun sequence contains these coding sequences:
- the LOC141679651 gene encoding uncharacterized protein LOC141679651: MCQGADRAKKAKIQTLRTEFESLVMKDNEQIHEFYLKLNGLVTNIRGLGEPITESYVVKKILRAVQNESNVWYLDNGASSHITGFKSKFMELDEQEEMSRLWHKRLGHVNYHALSLMCKNKMVNGMPKIEMTKEAKNDVLGAFKEFRVLVERGPERKVRTFRTDRGGEFVSNDFEKYCKENGIERHYTAPYTTQQNGVVERRNRTTPTQSSQSHIRNLNTDGYDNSTEPRRTKRLDDIYNETEEIAIEKEMQSIEINNTWKMTKLPLGKKAIGLKWIYKLKRDAEGNIVKYKARLVAKGSIQEHGVDFDEIFAPVTRLETVHLLLALAAKYEWEVHHLEVKTTFLNGEIR; this comes from the exons ATGTGCCAAGGGGCAGATCGTGCTAAGAAAGCAAAGATTCAGACACTGAGAACTGAGTTTGAATCCTTGGTGATGAAAGACAATGAACAAATACatgaattttatttaaaattgaaTGGACTTGTGACGAACATACGAGGCTTAGGTGAACCTATAACAGAGTCGTATGTGGTCAAGAAAATACTTCGTGCA GTTCAGAATGAGTCCAACGTGTGGTACTTGGACAATGGAGCCAGTAGTCATATAACTGGCTTCAAGTCGAAATTCATGGAACTGGATGAACAG GAAGAGATGTCGAGATTGTGGCACAAACGTTTGGGTCACGTGAATTATCATGCTCTGTCTCTTATGTGTAAAAACAAAATGGTGAATGGGATGCCGAAAATTGAAATGACAAAGGAG GCAAAGAATGATGTTTTGGGTGCTTTTAAAGAATTCCGCGTTTTGGTTGAAAGGGGACCGGAAAGAAAAGTAAGGACTTTCAGAACTGATAGAGGAGGGGAGTTTGTGTCAAATGATTTCGAGAAATACTGCAAGGAAAATGGAATAGAAAGGCATTATACAGCACCATATACAACACAGCAAAATGGTGTAGTGGAACGTCGAAATCGCACG ACACCAACTCAAAGTTCACAGTCACATATTAGAAATCTAAATACAGATGGCTATGATAACAGTACTGAACCAAGGAGAACCAAGAGATTAGATGATATATACAATGAAACAGAAGAG ATAGCTATAGAGAAGGAAATGCAGTCAATTGAAATAAACAACACCTGGAAAATGACTAAACTGCCTCTTGGGAAGAAAGCGATAGGTCTGAAGTGGATCTACAAATTAAAGAGGGATGCTGAAGGAAATATTGTTAAGTACAAGGCGAGACTTGTTGCAAAAGGGTCTATTCAAGAACATggagttgattttgatgaaatttttgcCCCAGTAACGAGATTGGAGACTGTGCATTTACTGCTGGCTTTGGCAGCAAAATATGAATGGGAAGTTCATCACCTTGAGGTGAAGACAACATTTTTAAATGGTGAAATAAGATAG